The Pontibacter pudoricolor genome contains a region encoding:
- a CDS encoding OsmC family protein: MSRTVTISAEQPNGFVANIRMGDQQFVIDESGITEGIDTGPTPYDYIMSALGACTVITLHMYAQRKQWPLQRAEVILSHERVYAADCENCDDKSAKISQITKKLKLVGDLTQEQRLRLEIISSKCPVQKTLQAGIVIQTELVQG; this comes from the coding sequence ATGAGCAGAACAGTAACTATAAGCGCCGAGCAACCCAACGGGTTTGTTGCCAATATCCGGATGGGAGACCAGCAGTTTGTAATCGATGAAAGCGGAATTACTGAAGGAATTGATACCGGGCCAACGCCATACGACTATATTATGAGCGCACTCGGAGCCTGTACGGTTATTACCTTGCACATGTACGCGCAACGCAAACAATGGCCTCTGCAACGCGCAGAAGTAATCCTTAGCCATGAACGCGTATACGCTGCCGATTGTGAAAATTGCGATGACAAATCAGCCAAAATATCTCAGATAACCAAAAAACTGAAACTGGTTGGGGACCTTACCCAGGAACAGCGCCTTCGGCTGGAAATTATCTCTTCTAAATGCCCGGTACAAAAAACCCTGCAGGCCGGCATTGTGATACAGACAGAGCTGGTGCAGGGCTAA
- a CDS encoding sensor histidine kinase gives MSFKNYRLQLLLRILLLTASIYALAIVGANQQYRGTFIGLIVLIVAQILLLIYFHERTNRQFLRFLNSIKYDDFTEQFHVTGEGKVQNQLAQGLNDVMQKFREVRAEKEAHLHYFEVIVQHIGIGIITYKPNGEIMMLNNAAKKLVHLTQASNISELQKVSPELALGLQQLEHGDKVLVPIRKGGEQANLTVHVMELSLLGDRIRLASIQNIQRELEEKEMEAWHNLIKVLTHEIMNSVTPIASLSASASEEISSYTDTEAEEITILREELDDVGKCLQTISRRSDSLIRFVNDFRNLTTISVPQKSVFKVGELFREIKMLMREQLARQQVRLQVEVPSEDILLSADRGMVEQVLINLVKNAVEALHERSDATIKLQATLDDRSRARILVCDNGQGLTEEAMQKIFIPFYTTKKTGSGIGLSLSRQIMRLHQGNIAVDSKLGEGTAFTLSF, from the coding sequence ATGAGCTTTAAGAACTACAGGCTTCAGTTGCTGCTGCGTATTCTGTTACTTACAGCATCAATTTATGCCCTGGCTATAGTTGGGGCCAACCAGCAGTACAGAGGGACTTTTATCGGGCTGATCGTTTTAATAGTTGCACAGATCTTACTACTTATTTATTTTCATGAACGCACAAACCGGCAGTTTTTACGTTTCCTGAATTCTATAAAGTACGACGATTTTACGGAGCAATTTCATGTGACCGGCGAAGGAAAAGTACAGAACCAGCTTGCGCAAGGGTTAAACGATGTGATGCAGAAGTTCCGGGAAGTACGCGCCGAAAAAGAAGCGCATCTGCATTACTTCGAAGTTATAGTGCAACACATCGGTATCGGTATCATAACCTACAAACCAAACGGCGAGATAATGATGCTGAATAATGCCGCCAAAAAGCTGGTGCATTTAACGCAGGCCAGTAACATTAGTGAGCTGCAAAAAGTAAGTCCGGAGCTTGCCCTGGGTTTGCAACAACTTGAACATGGCGACAAGGTGCTGGTCCCGATCCGGAAAGGTGGCGAACAGGCAAACCTGACTGTACATGTCATGGAGCTTTCGCTGCTCGGGGACCGGATAAGGCTGGCATCTATCCAGAACATTCAGCGCGAACTGGAAGAGAAAGAGATGGAAGCGTGGCACAACCTGATCAAAGTACTCACACACGAGATCATGAACTCTGTAACGCCAATAGCGTCGCTTTCGGCAAGTGCATCCGAAGAGATCAGCAGTTACACGGATACCGAAGCCGAAGAGATAACCATACTGCGCGAAGAACTGGATGACGTGGGGAAATGCCTGCAAACTATAAGCCGCCGTTCTGATAGCCTGATCCGTTTTGTGAACGACTTCCGTAACCTGACAACCATATCTGTTCCACAGAAATCTGTATTTAAGGTAGGGGAGTTGTTCCGAGAAATAAAGATGCTGATGCGGGAGCAACTGGCCAGGCAGCAGGTTCGGTTACAAGTAGAGGTGCCATCCGAAGATATTTTACTTTCTGCTGACCGTGGCATGGTGGAACAAGTGCTGATAAACCTGGTAAAGAATGCTGTGGAGGCACTGCACGAAAGATCGGATGCAACTATAAAATTACAGGCCACCCTGGATGACCGCAGCCGGGCCCGGATTCTGGTTTGCGATAATGGGCAGGGCCTGACGGAAGAAGCCATGCAAAAGATATTTATTCCATTTTATACCACCAAAAAAACCGGTTCTGGTATCGGACTTAGCCTATCACGACAAATCATGCGTCTGCATCAGGGCAATATAGCTGTTGATTCTAAACTCGGTGAGGGTACAGCTTTCACTTTAAGTTTCTGA